In one Mucilaginibacter ginsenosidivorax genomic region, the following are encoded:
- a CDS encoding family 43 glycosylhydrolase — protein MNGKTVCTILLTALVLALSNCSKKSNTTSETPTVVIEDPKGDGFKNPFITDIYTADPSAHVWADGRLYLYPSHDIDPPRGCDLMDKYHVYSTDDMVHWRDEGQVLQASDVDWGRPEGGFMWAPDCAYKNGTYYFYFPHPSGTEWNTTWKIGVATSKSPAKDFKSQGYIHGLESLIDPCVFVDDDGQAYLYYGGGNICKGGKLKDNMMELDGEMKTMQGLTDFHEASWVHKRNGVYYLSYADNFNEAGKFNRMRYATSNNPLGPWTYKGVYMDPTDSFTDHGSIVEFKGQWYAFYHNSSLSHNDWLRSVCVNKLYYNADGTIRKVIQTDINGVKK, from the coding sequence ATGAACGGGAAGACAGTTTGTACAATCCTTTTAACAGCCCTGGTGTTGGCGTTAAGCAATTGCTCAAAAAAAAGCAACACTACCAGTGAAACCCCAACAGTGGTTATTGAAGACCCTAAGGGCGACGGTTTTAAAAACCCTTTTATTACCGATATATACACTGCCGATCCATCGGCACATGTTTGGGCTGATGGCCGGTTGTATTTATACCCTTCTCATGACATCGACCCTCCGCGCGGCTGCGATTTGATGGACAAATACCATGTATACTCCACCGATGATATGGTACACTGGCGGGATGAAGGCCAGGTATTACAGGCAAGTGATGTTGATTGGGGGCGCCCCGAAGGTGGCTTTATGTGGGCGCCAGATTGCGCTTATAAAAACGGCACGTATTACTTCTACTTCCCGCATCCCAGCGGTACCGAATGGAATACCACCTGGAAAATAGGCGTGGCAACCAGCAAAAGCCCTGCAAAAGACTTCAAATCGCAGGGGTACATCCATGGCCTCGAATCGTTGATAGATCCCTGTGTGTTTGTTGATGATGATGGGCAGGCTTATTTATACTACGGCGGCGGTAACATTTGCAAGGGCGGCAAACTAAAGGATAATATGATGGAACTTGATGGCGAAATGAAAACCATGCAGGGCCTTACGGACTTTCACGAGGCAAGTTGGGTGCATAAACGGAATGGTGTGTATTACCTGTCATACGCCGACAACTTTAACGAGGCGGGTAAATTCAATAGAATGCGCTATGCAACAAGTAACAACCCACTTGGGCCCTGGACCTATAAGGGCGTATACATGGACCCTACCGACAGTTTTACCGACCATGGTTCAATAGTTGAATTTAAAGGGCAATGGTATGCTTTTTACCATAACAGCTCGCTTTCGCACAATGATTGGCTGCGTTCTGTTTGTGTAAACAAGCTTTATTACAACGCCGATGGTACCATCAGGAAAGTGATTCAGACGGATATTAACGGAGTGAAAAAATAA